In Meiothermus ruber DSM 1279, the following proteins share a genomic window:
- a CDS encoding DUF5615 family PIN-like protein, with amino-acid sequence MRILLDENIPQRVLWWLIGEGHEVVTAREVGLTGRSDQVLYAYAERHNYVLVTLDLDFSDPVRFPLSFPRIVLRPGVIDPELMREILRDVFRLGFPLWGELYVVQPEGIARYSEEL; translated from the coding sequence ATGCGAATTCTGCTCGACGAAAACATCCCCCAGCGGGTCTTGTGGTGGCTGATTGGCGAGGGCCACGAGGTGGTCACAGCCCGGGAGGTGGGCCTTACAGGGCGCTCCGATCAGGTGTTGTACGCCTACGCCGAGCGCCACAACTACGTGCTGGTCACGCTCGACCTGGACTTTTCCGACCCCGTGCGCTTTCCCCTGAGTTTTCCGCGCATCGTGTTGCGCCCCGGCGTGATTGACCCCGAACTGATGCGCGAAATCCTGCGCGATGTGTTTCGCCTGGGCTTTCCGCTCTGGGGCGAACTCTACGTGGTGCAGCCGGAGGGCATCGCCCGGTATAGTGAGGAACTGTGA
- the ispF gene encoding 2-C-methyl-D-erythritol 2,4-cyclodiphosphate synthase, whose amino-acid sequence MLVGYGEDAHRLGEGRELWLGGVRIESDRGAIAHSDGDVLLHALSDALLSAFALGDIGSYFPDHDPKWKGLESRVILEVVLQKVRESGYRLSQLSAVVTLDRPKLGPHRTSIQQHLALLTGLPEKRVGLTFKTSEGLAPDHAQCRVVVYLEPLPEKQGEKS is encoded by the coding sequence CTGCTCGTGGGTTACGGCGAAGACGCGCACCGCCTGGGCGAGGGGCGCGAGCTCTGGCTGGGGGGTGTGCGCATCGAGAGCGACCGGGGTGCTATAGCGCATTCCGACGGCGATGTCCTTCTACATGCCCTTTCCGATGCCCTGCTCTCGGCTTTTGCGCTGGGCGACATCGGCAGCTACTTCCCCGACCACGACCCCAAGTGGAAGGGCCTGGAAAGCCGGGTGATCCTCGAGGTGGTCTTGCAAAAGGTACGCGAGAGCGGCTATCGGCTCAGCCAGCTTTCAGCGGTGGTGACGCTCGACCGGCCCAAGCTGGGGCCGCACCGCACGAGCATCCAGCAACACCTGGCCCTGCTGACCGGCCTGCCCGAAAAGCGGGTGGGCCTCACCTTCAAAACCTCCGAGGGTCTGGCCCCCGACCACGCCCAGTGCCGGGTGGTGGTCTACCTCGAGCCCCTCCCGGAAAAACAGGGTGAAAAAAGCTAG
- a CDS encoding SDR family oxidoreductase, with translation MFEPGLLKDKVVLVTGGGTGLGRSMSTRFLELGAKVAITSRRAETIAQAAQEMMQQTGGEVFATPVDVRDPEAVRAMIDAVEAHFGRIDVLINNAAGNFISPTERLSYRAFDSVLNIVLHGTVYCTLEVGKRWIAKGQKGTMLNIATTYAQTGSGYVVPSATAKAGVVALTKSLAAEWGKYGIRLNAIAPGPFPTEGAWTRLMPTPEIAQMFEKKIPLGRVGQHIELANLAAYLISDYAGFITGDVITIDGGETVWNAGEFNVLDAVTKEQWDMLEAMRKKS, from the coding sequence ATGTTTGAACCTGGGCTTCTAAAGGATAAGGTGGTGCTGGTTACAGGGGGCGGTACAGGCCTTGGCCGCTCAATGAGCACGCGTTTTCTAGAGCTGGGGGCCAAGGTGGCCATCACCAGCCGCCGGGCCGAGACCATCGCCCAGGCCGCCCAGGAGATGATGCAGCAAACCGGCGGGGAGGTTTTCGCCACACCGGTGGATGTGCGCGACCCCGAGGCGGTGCGGGCCATGATAGATGCGGTGGAGGCTCATTTTGGCCGAATTGACGTGCTAATCAACAACGCCGCAGGCAACTTTATTTCGCCCACCGAGCGGCTGTCTTACCGGGCTTTTGATTCGGTTCTGAATATCGTGCTGCACGGCACGGTGTACTGCACCCTGGAGGTGGGCAAGCGCTGGATTGCCAAAGGGCAGAAGGGCACCATGCTCAACATCGCCACCACCTACGCCCAGACCGGTTCGGGGTATGTGGTGCCCTCGGCCACGGCCAAGGCCGGGGTGGTGGCCTTAACCAAGTCGCTGGCGGCGGAGTGGGGCAAGTACGGCATCCGCCTCAACGCCATCGCACCGGGGCCTTTCCCCACCGAGGGAGCCTGGACGCGCCTGATGCCCACCCCGGAGATCGCCCAGATGTTCGAGAAGAAGATTCCCCTGGGGCGGGTGGGCCAGCACATCGAACTGGCCAACCTGGCTGCATACCTGATCTCGGATTATGCCGGTTTTATCACCGGCGACGTTATCACCATTGACGGGGGCGAGACGGTCTGGAATGCTGGGGAGTTCAATGTGCTGGACGCGGTGACCAAAGAGCAGTGGGACATGCTCGAGGCCATGCGTAAAAAAAGCTGA
- a CDS encoding YwiC-like family protein, translating to MATPAPRSRVSLKAVALPNEHGGWGFTLEPVLLGLLVAPSGAGLGLGLFALAAFFTRHPLKLWLTDLRRGKTFPRTALARNFALLYGFLAVAGLLWTARWAAGPFWIPLLLALPLVGVQLWFDARNQGRNLLPELCGAVAMGAIATGIALAAGQNPLLAYGLWQVLAARSLASIFYARAQVRRARGERVEVVPVYLAEGLAIAGLVLGAWLGWLPWTSVLALALLLPWTLYTLHRPPMPARAVGWSQMALGLLVVLSTALGARGGL from the coding sequence ATGGCGACCCCAGCCCCAAGATCCAGAGTTTCCCTCAAGGCCGTGGCCCTTCCCAACGAACACGGTGGCTGGGGGTTTACCCTCGAGCCCGTTCTGCTGGGCTTGCTGGTAGCCCCAAGCGGGGCCGGCCTGGGCCTGGGGCTTTTTGCCCTGGCGGCTTTCTTCACCCGTCACCCCCTTAAGCTTTGGCTTACCGATCTGCGCCGGGGCAAAACCTTTCCCCGTACCGCCCTGGCCCGAAACTTCGCTCTGCTGTACGGTTTTCTGGCCGTTGCTGGACTGCTGTGGACAGCCAGGTGGGCAGCCGGGCCTTTCTGGATACCGCTGCTGCTGGCCCTGCCGCTGGTGGGGGTGCAGCTCTGGTTTGATGCGCGCAACCAGGGACGAAACCTGCTGCCCGAGCTCTGCGGGGCGGTGGCTATGGGGGCTATAGCCACCGGTATTGCCCTGGCAGCCGGCCAGAATCCGCTGCTGGCCTATGGGCTTTGGCAGGTGCTGGCGGCCCGCTCTCTGGCTTCCATTTTCTACGCTCGAGCCCAGGTGCGCCGGGCCCGGGGTGAACGGGTGGAGGTGGTGCCGGTCTACCTGGCGGAGGGTTTGGCGATTGCTGGGCTGGTGCTGGGGGCCTGGCTGGGATGGCTTCCCTGGACGAGCGTCCTGGCCCTGGCCTTGCTGCTGCCATGGACGCTGTACACCCTTCATAGGCCCCCCATGCCGGCCCGGGCGGTGGGCTGGAGCCAGATGGCCCTGGGGCTGTTGGTAGTACTGAGCACAGCGCTGGGGGCTCGAGGGGGCTTATAG
- a CDS encoding hydroxymethylglutaryl-CoA lyase: MRWVECPRDSWQGFARFIPTEEKVGYLLELLEAGFTNLDLTSFVSPKWVPQHADAEAVLAALPAPQGREYLAIIGNLKGLERARQAAHLTAVGYPFSISETFQRKNLNLGIEESWPVLQQLLAEAQGLRFVVYLSMAFGNPYGDTWTPGLTAQFVQRMRALPGLSGIVLADTYGVASAQTIAQTLEAVAQAGGLDEHLGLHLHSRPEHTLDKVRVALASGVGWLEGALGGIGGCPFAGDDLVGNLATEQVLPYLAQQGRVTGVDLDRLGELSSRAQLLRAQYA, encoded by the coding sequence GTGAGGTGGGTGGAGTGTCCACGGGACTCCTGGCAGGGTTTTGCCCGGTTTATCCCGACCGAAGAAAAGGTGGGCTATCTGCTGGAGCTGCTCGAGGCCGGTTTTACAAACCTCGACCTCACCAGCTTTGTCTCGCCCAAATGGGTGCCCCAGCACGCCGATGCCGAGGCGGTGCTGGCCGCCCTGCCCGCGCCGCAAGGGCGGGAGTACCTGGCTATCATCGGCAACCTGAAGGGCCTCGAGCGGGCCCGACAGGCCGCCCACCTGACCGCGGTGGGCTACCCCTTTTCCATCTCCGAGACCTTTCAGCGCAAAAACCTCAACCTGGGGATTGAGGAGTCCTGGCCGGTGTTGCAACAGCTCCTGGCCGAGGCCCAGGGGCTCAGGTTTGTGGTCTACCTCTCGATGGCCTTTGGCAACCCCTACGGCGATACCTGGACACCGGGCCTGACGGCACAGTTTGTGCAGCGCATGCGAGCGCTACCTGGGCTGAGTGGCATCGTGCTGGCTGACACCTACGGGGTGGCCTCGGCCCAGACCATCGCCCAGACTCTGGAAGCCGTGGCCCAGGCCGGCGGGCTGGATGAGCACCTGGGGCTGCACCTGCACAGCCGCCCGGAACACACCCTGGACAAGGTGCGGGTGGCCCTGGCGTCTGGGGTGGGCTGGCTCGAGGGGGCCCTGGGCGGAATCGGCGGCTGTCCGTTTGCGGGCGACGACCTGGTAGGCAACCTGGCCACCGAGCAGGTCTTGCCTTACCTAGCCCAGCAAGGCCGGGTCACCGGGGTTGACCTGGATCGATTAGGGGAACTCTCCAGCCGGGCCCAGTTGCTCCGCGCCCAGTATGCCTAG
- a CDS encoding ABC transporter ATP-binding protein, whose translation MNTQHAERPTSPTQAHAPILRVQGLTKRFHPDFPPVVENVGFTVEQGEVFALLGPSGCGKTTTLRLIAGFEQPESGQVWLEGREITRLPAEERGIGFVFQDYALFPHLSVFENVAFGLRRLRGKVRQARVLEVLGLVGLTVFKDRKPGELSGGQQQRVALARAIAPGPKLVLLDEPFSSLDAALRQATRDEVRALLKQAGIGAILVTHDQEEALSFADRLAVMRSGQLEQVGTPEEVYHRPRTPFVAQFLGRTNLIPGEARGLEAETPLGRILLSEEAHGAVLLSLRPEGLGLAMPLGHLGISGKQLEGTVLAREFKGHDMTYRVQLGNRELIVQESPESPFRPGDKVRVLVRAKAVVVGRGQ comes from the coding sequence ATGAACACCCAACACGCCGAACGCCCCACCTCCCCTACCCAGGCCCACGCCCCCATCCTGCGCGTGCAGGGCCTGACCAAGCGCTTCCACCCGGACTTTCCTCCCGTAGTAGAGAACGTGGGTTTTACAGTGGAGCAGGGCGAGGTGTTTGCCCTGCTAGGCCCCTCGGGTTGTGGCAAGACTACCACCCTGCGGCTCATCGCCGGTTTCGAGCAGCCGGAAAGCGGCCAGGTCTGGCTGGAGGGGCGGGAAATTACCCGGCTACCCGCAGAGGAACGGGGCATCGGCTTTGTATTTCAGGACTACGCCCTGTTTCCGCACCTGAGCGTGTTTGAGAATGTGGCCTTCGGTCTGCGCCGCCTGCGGGGTAAAGTGCGGCAAGCCCGCGTCCTGGAGGTGCTGGGCCTGGTGGGCCTGACCGTCTTCAAGGATCGCAAGCCCGGTGAGCTCTCCGGGGGTCAGCAGCAGCGCGTGGCCCTGGCCCGGGCCATCGCCCCCGGCCCCAAGCTGGTGCTGCTCGACGAACCCTTCAGCAGCCTGGACGCCGCCCTGCGCCAGGCCACCCGCGACGAGGTGCGCGCCCTCCTGAAGCAGGCCGGCATCGGGGCCATCCTGGTCACCCACGACCAGGAGGAGGCCCTTTCCTTCGCCGACCGGCTGGCGGTCATGCGCAGCGGGCAGCTCGAGCAGGTCGGCACCCCCGAGGAGGTCTACCACCGCCCCCGCACCCCCTTTGTGGCCCAGTTTCTAGGCCGCACCAACCTGATCCCGGGCGAAGCCCGGGGCCTCGAGGCCGAGACCCCGCTGGGGCGTATCCTGCTCTCGGAGGAGGCTCACGGTGCGGTGCTGCTCTCGTTGCGGCCCGAGGGGCTGGGCCTGGCCATGCCCCTGGGCCATCTGGGCATCAGCGGCAAGCAGCTCGAGGGCACCGTGCTGGCTCGAGAGTTCAAGGGCCACGACATGACCTACCGCGTCCAGCTCGGCAACCGCGAGCTGATCGTGCAGGAAAGCCCCGAAAGCCCCTTCCGTCCCGGCGATAAGGTGCGGGTGCTGGTACGGGCCAAGGCCGTGGTGGTGGGGCGGGGCCAGTAA
- the mgtE gene encoding magnesium transporter codes for MYDAETLVGLEALKNALRESDAFKVKAALEELYPAQILEHWSEFAPEHRLPILTLLSPAEAAEVFSHLEEAEQAELLEALPPWRVKELLEELSLDDLADAINAVEEENSREAAEALLRQLDPETRAEVEELVEYDEDEAGGIMTSEYIAVRDSMRVEEVFRFLRREAPDAEQIYVIYVVDAEEHLQGVLTLRDLIVADPKTRVAEIMNPDVIYVRDDTDQEEVARLMADYNFTVLPVVDEDKKLVGIVTIDDVVDVIEEEATEDIYRLGAVESPELVYSKSSVFKLWSARVRWLIILIITGSITSTILQGFESVLEAVTALAFYVPVLVGTGGNTGNQSSTLIVRALATRDVALGDWLRIMRKELGVGILLGLTLACLLTIKVLIDGQVQLLWVVGISLGLVVLLANVVGAMLPLLLRRLKLDPALISNPLIATVTDVTGLVVYLTVARWLLNL; via the coding sequence ATGTACGATGCTGAAACCCTGGTTGGGCTGGAAGCCCTCAAAAATGCCCTGCGAGAGAGCGATGCTTTCAAGGTCAAAGCGGCGCTGGAGGAGCTGTACCCGGCGCAAATTTTGGAGCACTGGTCGGAGTTCGCGCCGGAGCATCGCCTGCCCATCCTGACCCTGCTCTCCCCGGCCGAGGCAGCGGAGGTCTTCAGTCACCTCGAGGAGGCCGAGCAGGCCGAGCTTCTGGAAGCCCTGCCCCCCTGGCGGGTCAAGGAGCTGCTGGAGGAGCTGTCGCTGGACGACCTGGCCGACGCCATCAACGCGGTTGAGGAGGAAAACAGCCGGGAGGCCGCCGAAGCCCTTTTGCGCCAGCTCGACCCCGAGACCCGGGCCGAAGTAGAAGAGCTTGTCGAGTACGACGAGGATGAGGCCGGGGGCATTATGACCTCGGAGTACATCGCGGTGCGGGACTCCATGCGGGTGGAGGAGGTGTTCCGCTTCTTACGGCGCGAGGCCCCTGACGCGGAGCAAATTTACGTGATTTACGTGGTGGACGCCGAGGAGCACCTGCAAGGGGTGCTCACCCTGCGCGACCTGATTGTGGCCGATCCCAAGACCCGCGTCGCGGAGATCATGAACCCCGATGTGATCTATGTGCGCGACGATACCGACCAGGAGGAAGTGGCCCGGCTGATGGCCGACTACAACTTCACCGTGCTGCCGGTGGTGGACGAAGATAAAAAACTGGTGGGGATTGTAACCATCGACGACGTGGTGGACGTCATCGAGGAGGAGGCCACCGAGGACATCTACCGCCTGGGTGCGGTGGAGTCGCCCGAGCTGGTGTACAGCAAGTCGAGCGTCTTCAAGCTGTGGAGCGCCCGGGTGCGCTGGCTGATTATTTTGATTATTACCGGCAGCATTACCAGCACCATTTTGCAGGGCTTTGAGTCGGTGCTCGAGGCCGTCACGGCTCTGGCTTTTTACGTACCGGTGCTGGTGGGTACCGGGGGCAACACCGGCAACCAGTCCAGCACCCTGATCGTGCGGGCGCTGGCCACCCGCGATGTGGCTCTGGGCGACTGGCTTCGCATCATGCGCAAAGAACTGGGGGTGGGTATACTCCTGGGCCTGACCCTGGCCTGCCTGCTCACCATCAAGGTTCTAATCGATGGGCAGGTGCAGTTGCTATGGGTGGTGGGCATCTCGCTGGGCCTGGTGGTGCTGCTGGCCAACGTGGTGGGGGCTATGCTGCCCCTGCTGCTGCGCCGGCTGAAGCTCGACCCGGCCCTGATTTCCAACCCCCTGATCGCTACCGTCACCGACGTTACCGGCCTGGTGGTGTACCTGACCGTGGCCCGCTGGCTATTGAACCTATAA
- a CDS encoding LemA family protein: MEILLILVLLVVALFVLYYNRIITLENRVNNALSQVDVQLKRRNDLIPNLVNTVKGYAAHETGVFDRVTQARERMLSAGSIEEKSAASNQLTQALRSVFAIAEAYPALKADANFRELQGQLEETENKIAYSRQFFNDTVLDFNNTVTTIPGVFVAQLMGKKPKPFFEVDEATRQVPGVNF; encoded by the coding sequence ATGGAAATCCTGTTGATCCTGGTTCTGCTGGTGGTGGCTTTATTCGTTCTGTACTACAACCGCATCATCACCCTGGAAAATCGGGTGAACAACGCACTCTCGCAGGTAGATGTGCAGCTCAAGCGGCGCAACGACCTGATTCCCAACCTGGTCAACACCGTCAAGGGCTATGCCGCCCACGAGACCGGGGTCTTCGACCGGGTCACCCAGGCCCGCGAGCGGATGCTATCGGCTGGCAGCATCGAGGAAAAATCGGCGGCCTCCAACCAGCTCACCCAGGCCCTGCGCAGCGTTTTTGCCATTGCCGAAGCCTACCCCGCGCTCAAGGCTGATGCCAATTTCCGGGAGTTACAAGGGCAGCTCGAGGAGACCGAAAACAAGATCGCCTACTCCCGCCAGTTCTTCAACGACACCGTGCTGGACTTCAACAACACCGTAACCACCATTCCCGGCGTATTCGTCGCCCAGCTCATGGGCAAGAAACCCAAACCCTTCTTCGAAGTCGACGAGGCTACCCGGCAGGTGCCCGGTGTGAATTTCTGA
- a CDS encoding ABC transporter permease, with protein MVYGLSKPIPRPLLAVAVLVGAAVVLPLLYLVLRAAQAEPQQLIEIVLRERNLQLLGNTLALLVGVIALTTALALPLAWITSRTDLWGKRFWTVLLVLPLAVPGYVGVFGFFGATGASGWLEHLLGFPWPRPTGYLGALGVLTLFTYPYLFLNLRAALLGLDAGLEESARSLGYRGLEVFWRVVLPQLRPALFAGWLLIGLHVLGDFGVVSLVRFETFSYAIYLQYSASFDRVYAAWLSLMLILLTGSLLWLEARLLKNLSLSRVGLGSARKPQPVRLGVWWLPSLGLMAVPIVGALGVPLTSIVYWLAQYPSSPHTRSFEAVLEALRNSVQAAAPAAFLAACLALPLAYLGVRYPSRLSRLLERAAYIGYATPPLAFALALIFFSLRGVPFLYQTLALLILAYALHFLAEAIGPIRSALYQAPPRLEEAARSLGYNPLQAFLRATFPLLRRGLLASMALVFLSAVKELPLTFLLAPVGYSTLSTRIWGYTSEAMFAEAAPYALLIVLFSAGLVGLLLSQERR; from the coding sequence ATGGTCTACGGTCTGTCCAAACCCATCCCCAGGCCCCTGCTGGCGGTAGCTGTGCTGGTGGGCGCGGCAGTGGTGTTGCCGCTGTTGTACCTGGTGCTGCGGGCAGCCCAGGCCGAACCCCAACAGCTCATCGAGATTGTGCTGCGGGAGCGCAACCTGCAACTGCTGGGCAACACCCTGGCGCTACTGGTGGGGGTGATCGCCCTTACCACCGCGCTGGCCCTGCCGCTGGCCTGGATTACCAGCCGCACCGACCTATGGGGCAAGCGCTTCTGGACGGTCTTGCTGGTCTTGCCCCTGGCGGTGCCGGGGTATGTGGGGGTGTTCGGTTTCTTTGGGGCTACCGGGGCCAGCGGCTGGCTCGAGCACCTCCTGGGCTTCCCCTGGCCCCGGCCCACCGGCTACCTGGGGGCCCTGGGGGTGCTGACCCTTTTTACCTACCCCTACCTGTTTTTGAACCTGCGGGCGGCCCTGCTGGGGCTGGACGCGGGCCTCGAGGAGTCGGCCCGCAGCCTGGGCTACAGGGGCCTCGAGGTCTTCTGGCGGGTGGTGCTACCCCAGCTCAGGCCGGCCTTGTTTGCCGGCTGGCTCCTGATTGGCCTGCACGTGCTGGGCGACTTTGGGGTGGTCAGCCTGGTGCGCTTTGAGACCTTCAGTTACGCCATCTACTTGCAGTACTCGGCCTCCTTCGACCGGGTCTACGCGGCCTGGCTCTCGCTGATGCTAATCCTGCTCACCGGGAGCCTGCTCTGGCTCGAGGCGCGGTTGCTCAAAAACCTCTCCCTGAGCCGGGTGGGGCTGGGCAGCGCACGCAAACCCCAGCCGGTGCGCCTGGGGGTCTGGTGGCTCCCTTCGCTGGGCCTGATGGCGGTGCCCATCGTAGGGGCCCTGGGGGTGCCACTCACCTCCATCGTGTACTGGCTGGCCCAGTACCCCAGCAGTCCCCACACCCGCAGTTTTGAGGCCGTTCTGGAAGCCCTGCGCAACTCGGTGCAGGCTGCCGCCCCAGCCGCCTTTTTGGCAGCCTGTCTGGCGCTGCCGCTGGCCTACCTGGGGGTGCGCTACCCCAGCCGGCTCTCGCGGCTCCTGGAGCGCGCCGCCTACATTGGCTACGCCACCCCCCCGCTGGCCTTTGCCCTGGCCCTGATCTTCTTCAGTCTGCGCGGGGTGCCCTTTCTCTATCAGACCCTGGCCTTGCTGATTCTAGCCTATGCGCTGCACTTCCTGGCCGAGGCCATTGGCCCCATCCGCAGCGCGCTCTACCAGGCCCCGCCCCGGCTCGAGGAGGCCGCCCGCAGCCTGGGTTACAACCCTTTGCAGGCTTTTTTGCGGGCCACCTTTCCCCTGCTGCGGCGGGGCCTGCTAGCCAGCATGGCCCTGGTCTTTTTGTCGGCGGTCAAGGAACTGCCCCTCACCTTCTTACTGGCCCCGGTGGGCTACTCTACGCTCTCGACCCGCATCTGGGGCTACACTTCAGAAGCGATGTTTGCAGAGGCCGCCCCCTATGCCCTGCTGATCGTGCTATTCTCGGCTGGACTGGTGGGCCTACTGCTCTCTCAGGAACGACGATGA
- a CDS encoding thiolase family protein: MKEAVIVSAVRSAVARGKSDGSLASVHPIDLSAEVMKAAVTRAGVDPALIEDIQWGCAMPEASQGLNVARLSMLRAGFPVEVSAATINRFCSSGLQSVAYAAQAIMSGMNEVVLAGGVEMMSQVPMSGYHTQLHPELTEAYIGMGFTAERVAERWGISRADQDAWALRSHQKALEAQARGAFDEQIVPIPVKKVHWKGSKKQVEEVLFAKDELPRADTSLERLAKLKPAFKEGGTVTAGNASPYSDGAAAVLLMSADKAKELGLKPLARFISFATGGVDPDIMGVGPIKAVPKALAKAGVTLDDLKLIEFNEAFAAQVLAVMRELQMNPEKVNVNGGAIALGHPLGATGAKLTTQLIHELGKRGGGLGMVTMCIGGGMGAAGVFEVYPQA, translated from the coding sequence ATGAAGGAAGCGGTTATCGTCAGTGCGGTTCGCAGCGCCGTTGCACGCGGCAAAAGCGATGGTTCTTTAGCCAGCGTACACCCCATCGACCTCTCGGCCGAGGTGATGAAAGCAGCCGTGACCAGGGCCGGTGTAGACCCCGCCCTCATCGAAGACATTCAGTGGGGGTGTGCGATGCCCGAGGCCAGCCAGGGCCTGAACGTAGCCCGGCTCTCCATGCTGCGGGCTGGCTTCCCCGTAGAGGTCTCGGCGGCGACCATTAACCGGTTCTGCTCCTCGGGCCTGCAAAGCGTGGCCTATGCAGCCCAGGCCATCATGTCGGGCATGAACGAGGTGGTGCTGGCCGGGGGTGTGGAGATGATGAGCCAGGTGCCGATGTCGGGTTACCACACCCAGCTCCACCCCGAGCTGACCGAGGCCTATATCGGCATGGGCTTCACCGCCGAGCGGGTGGCCGAGCGCTGGGGTATTAGCCGTGCCGACCAGGACGCCTGGGCCCTGCGGAGCCACCAGAAAGCCTTGGAGGCCCAGGCCCGGGGCGCTTTCGACGAGCAAATTGTGCCCATCCCGGTCAAAAAGGTGCACTGGAAAGGAAGCAAAAAGCAAGTGGAGGAAGTGTTGTTTGCCAAAGATGAGCTTCCCCGTGCCGATACCAGCCTCGAGCGCCTCGCCAAACTCAAGCCCGCCTTCAAGGAAGGGGGCACTGTGACCGCCGGTAACGCCTCCCCCTACTCCGATGGGGCCGCGGCTGTGCTGTTGATGAGCGCGGACAAAGCCAAAGAGCTGGGCCTAAAACCGCTGGCCCGGTTTATCTCCTTTGCTACGGGTGGGGTAGACCCGGACATTATGGGTGTGGGCCCCATCAAGGCCGTGCCCAAGGCCCTGGCCAAAGCCGGTGTTACCCTGGACGACCTCAAGCTCATCGAGTTCAACGAAGCTTTTGCAGCCCAGGTGCTGGCGGTGATGCGGGAGCTGCAAATGAACCCCGAAAAAGTCAACGTCAACGGTGGGGCCATTGCGCTGGGCCACCCCCTGGGTGCGACCGGAGCCAAGCTCACCACCCAGCTTATCCACGAACTTGGCAAGCGCGGGGGCGGGCTGGGTATGGTGACCATGTGCATTGGTGGTGGGATGGGGGCTGCTGGGGTGTTTGAGGTGTACCCGCAGGCCTGA
- a CDS encoding FUN14 domain-containing protein — MELIQPYIGQLTFGGLAGFAVGFAIKTVGRWVAIILGLIFVVVQVLASMGYIAVDWTRIQRDVEPLLQQDQIKGAWDALVRVLTTNLPFGGAFVAGLLLGLRRG, encoded by the coding sequence GTGGAACTGATTCAACCGTACATCGGCCAGCTCACCTTTGGAGGGCTGGCAGGTTTCGCCGTAGGCTTTGCCATCAAGACCGTGGGCCGCTGGGTGGCCATCATTCTAGGTCTGATCTTTGTGGTGGTGCAGGTGCTGGCCTCGATGGGTTACATCGCCGTAGACTGGACGCGCATCCAGCGCGACGTAGAACCTTTATTGCAACAGGATCAGATCAAAGGCGCCTGGGATGCTTTGGTTCGGGTGCTCACCACCAACCTGCCCTTCGGCGGGGCTTTTGTGGCGGGTTTGCTGCTGGGCCTGCGGCGGGGCTAG
- a CDS encoding trimeric intracellular cation channel family protein yields MQHWQLLDVLSWAGLLAFGVSGALVAVQKRFDLVGIIVLTGVTAIGGGAIRDVLVGSLPAGSLRNEAVLWLVFLVALVVWRFNQRLGRLERPIYYLDTVGLGLFAALGAERALAFGLGFWGCVFVGTVSGVGGGVLRDVLAGEIPGIFYRNRDLYASAASGGAAVVFLIYTFLPTYAALAVVSGALVTIGLRLSSRWLGLGLPAP; encoded by the coding sequence ATGCAGCACTGGCAGTTGCTTGATGTTCTGTCCTGGGCCGGTCTCCTGGCTTTTGGGGTCTCGGGTGCACTGGTGGCGGTGCAAAAACGCTTCGACCTGGTGGGCATTATCGTGCTGACCGGGGTTACCGCCATTGGCGGGGGCGCCATCCGGGATGTGCTGGTGGGCTCGCTGCCCGCTGGCTCGCTGCGCAATGAGGCAGTGCTGTGGCTGGTGTTTCTGGTGGCCCTGGTGGTGTGGCGGTTCAATCAGCGGCTGGGCCGGCTCGAGCGCCCCATCTACTACCTCGATACCGTTGGCCTGGGGCTGTTTGCGGCACTGGGGGCCGAGCGGGCTCTGGCATTTGGGCTGGGGTTTTGGGGCTGTGTGTTTGTGGGTACGGTCTCGGGGGTGGGGGGTGGGGTTCTGCGCGACGTGCTGGCCGGAGAGATTCCCGGCATCTTCTACCGCAACCGCGACCTCTACGCCTCGGCGGCCAGCGGGGGGGCCGCGGTGGTGTTTTTGATTTACACGTTTTTGCCCACCTACGCGGCCCTGGCGGTGGTCTCGGGGGCCCTGGTCACCATTGGGCTGCGGCTCTCGAGCCGCTGGCTCGGTTTAGGCCTTCCCGCCCCGTGA
- a CDS encoding DUF433 domain-containing protein, whose protein sequence is MKLGAQARSELLSRISANPDVLRGRPRLKGTRIAVHMVLEALASQMSIEEVLLQWPELTRQDIQAALLYGARSTNYEWIALHEE, encoded by the coding sequence ATGAAGCTCGGCGCACAGGCTCGAAGCGAACTCCTCTCCCGCATAAGCGCCAACCCCGACGTTCTGCGCGGCAGGCCCCGCCTCAAGGGAACCCGCATCGCGGTGCACATGGTGCTGGAAGCCCTGGCCTCGCAGATGTCCATCGAAGAGGTGTTGTTGCAATGGCCGGAACTCACCCGCCAGGATATCCAGGCAGCCTTGCTGTACGGGGCCCGCTCGACTAACTACGAGTGGATCGCCCTGCACGAAGAGTAA